The sequence CTCGCAAAGAGAGAACGTGTTTTTTCCTCTGACTTTCTCTCTCATTCGCGGAGAGTAGAAAGCGGGATTTGCTCCAGCTACCGCTATCCTTGGGAAACCAAAAGAGCTACTGAAGGAAAGGGATGCAGTCTCTCCCTTGGCCTTTGGAGAGGAGAGGGTAGAGAAGAAAACGTCCTTCGCGCAAGTTTCTTTGCTTCCTGCGTCCTTACTAGTATAAAAGGGGCTCATCGACCAAGAAGGCATTCTGGTAGGAAGGCCGACCACTACATAAGTGGCCATCCGCCCAGGAGAGAAGCAAACTACCCTTTTTTGATCCCCCTTCCCGGGCAGGGAAGAGAACGAAAATGGAGCGCAGATGGTAGTCGTGGGTGATTTTGATTCGAGGATCTTACGTGGAGGAGCGAACTCTTCTATCGTGTTGCATTGGCGGACCCCTCTGGGGAACCATCGTACCGGAGTGATCCGAGAAGAGCGATTAGGCGCACGTTCTATCCTTTCTACAACGCCTATAGACTCAGTCTTTCGTTTCAGATCAATTCTTCGCTGCAATCGCTTCGATCCACCCCCTCGGTGAAAAACTGTAATACGCCCTGAGGAATTCCTACCAGCAGACTTCCCTGTACTCAAAGTGAATTGTCTAAGTGCTCTCCTTTGTCTCATTGTATATCTCCTAATCATTCGATTCCGCCCTTACCTAAGGCTAGCTCCtactcctcctccttctcctaaCAGATAGGATCCTCCTTGGTCCTTTTTACATAACACTCTCGGCCGCCCAAGAGGACTGGCTATCTTTCTCTTTACTTACgcaatttctttctttgttgttgaaGGAGTCTCTTCTTTTTTGGCTGCTCCCACGACAAGTTCTTTTCGGTATTGTAATAATATTGCTTGTCACTCTTCGGTCCGGTAAACCAACTCCAACCAAGCCCAACACTTAAGACGGCACTACTTCAACATTCAATCGCACAACATTAAAGGTAGCGAGGCTGATGGATTATAACAGCATCAGACCATTGAAAACTCACTTAACCGATCAGGAACTAGACAAACCGTAGGTCAATATAATAGTAGTTCCTTCCAAAGGTAAAGTGAAGTCCCAACATTCCTCATAACACCGGACATCTCGTACGAGAGATTCCAACAAAGAACGGCTGCTTCGTAACTGCTTCTTCTGCAATGGAACATGTTAC is a genomic window of Capsicum annuum cultivar UCD-10X-F1 unplaced genomic scaffold, UCD10Xv1.1 ctg28794, whole genome shotgun sequence containing:
- the LOC124891006 gene encoding 60S ribosomal protein L2, mitochondrial-like, which encodes MRQRRALRQFTLSTGKSAGRNSSGRITVFHRGGGSKRLQRRIDLKRKTESIGVVERIERAPNRSSRITPVRWFPRGVRQCNTIEEFAPPRKILESKSPTTTICAPFSFSSLPGKGDQKRVVCFSPGRMATYVVVGLPTRMPSWSMSPFYTSKDAGSKETCAKDVFFSTLSSPKAKGETASLSFSSSFGFPRIAVAGANPAFYSPRMREKVRGKNTFSL